The window TTGCCACACTATTCATTTCATTATCATCACTACCATAATTTCTATCATTACCACCACCACTTCCATACATCATCTAAGCATATATAACGACGCTATGAAGTTTTTGTTCGGTTTTTATATGAATagtatatttcattattttctcatTCTTATCCCCATTTCCCAACTATAATTACTCTAGCcaacgatttttttttctcaccatGCTATGGTATGAAGTTTGTCATTGTCAAAAGCAGCAACTAAGACTTATTATCAACTATAAGTGCATATAAGGTGAATATAATTCTCCTCTAATATAATTACTACTACTTATGTCACtcattattattgattaatCTACTTAACGTTACACTACAAATATACATGTACACCAAATGAATGCCatgaaaattgaatttattttttcactatTCTAAGATATTGCGCatagtaaaactaaaaaaatatttagaatagCCAATAGGTGTGTACGTGTGAGAATAATATATGTACACCTTCCTTAGTAAGAATCAGTGAGACTAAACAGATGCTGTGGGGAACAGACAGAACAAGACCAGCTTTGGTACTTGTTGTTGCTAAGGACAAAACCAAAGGTACCATTTGTTTTGATGATGTTGAGCAGCTCAACGAGACTTGGTTGGAAACACATTTTGGCATGATTGTTGGGAGGAAGTTCACTGGCTAGTTCCtttgtcaataatgtttttttacatctagaatttaaattttgtcgTCTGTTGTGATTTTAGGAAGTGTTTTTTGACGTGTGcatacaaaaaacataaaagaaattaagagataacaaaattatttataatctcATATGTAGTGTgtcaattatttgatgtgttCAAATGGCTAGCTTTCGTTACCagcttttttgttttgtccataccATCAGCCGGAGTATAAAGCCCAATAAGTTGAATGGGCCTGCAGATGGACACTAGGAAAGAAGTCGGGGCCTAGTTTATAGTAAAACAGGCTTACTTAAAAGCCCAATGAAATTTTCTCTTCGTGGGCGTTAGGTTTCGAAAGTTCAAACTTATCCTGTAATTGCGTATACGCATATTTCTGGCCCATGATCTTCTCAACTATcccccatttttttatttattttttaaaaaatactcttgatgaaaattaatttcCGCTGTATATCTGGACAATATTTTATCAACATAATACCCTGAGTTGGGTCCTTTTAGATCTTTGAACTACCCTGGTTAGATCtccatatttttatactaaGCTTATTAACGTATACTTAACTTTTTCACAgattcattaaattatttattttatttaataatttataatatatttaaattaaaatatacaataaccaaataaaaatgaaaataattcttttaatcaATCACGTGATACTCTAAATCTAGTTACTTTCTATGGAAGTAATGTATTTAAGCAAAAGTGCCAGATTAAGATTTCCTATTCCTACGTGGAACCTCTGAATACATATTGTATATCATGTGCTTAATTATAAAGCAAAAACCTATGCAAATCCCAGTTTCTTGCCATTGCGTCACAGCAAAACATTCCCTCTGTCACCAAACTTCACTCTTAAGAAGTTACTTGTTGAAATCCCAAGCCTTATCTCTCTTATCTTCCGGAAACTCGTATATTCGTAACTATCAcgtatgttttaaaaaaatcacaagcaCCGCACCTTCTGTGACCTTTCTTCTAACTAACTTTAGGCCCTGATGAAACCAAGTACCACAAATTAAGTTAAAAGCTGATTCATCAAGTTTCAGTTACTGTTTCTTACAAGTCATGACTACACTCCCTTCCCTCTCTTTGGTTCTACTCAAATTAATTAGTCCATTATCATCACAATGCCTAACTATATGGTATAAAATAAATGCAATTTTAACAAACCTATATGCTTCAAAACAAACAGCTGATCAAATGAGAATAATACAAAAGGAAGCAGAAAAGTTCTGTGGTCAATAATGGATGTTATAGTTCAAGAAGACATGTATATGTATAATAATTCCAAGAATcatgatgaacaaaagctaCCACTTTTGCACAATATTATGGAGGTGCCAGATGATGCAAAGAGAAGCCTCATTCAGAGAGCCATGAGTCAAGCATTTCAAAGCACAGCTCATTTGGCGAATCTCTTACCAACTGGCACTGTTCTCTCTTTCCAATTTCTGTCTCCAATTGTCACAAACCAAGGAAACTGTGACTTGGTTTGCAAGTTCATGACTTCTATGCTTGTGGCTCTTTGTGGAGCCTCTTGTTTCTTGCAATGCTTCACTGATAGCTTCAGAGATGACAAGGGGAACGTTTGTTATGGGCTTGCCACATTCAGGGGCATGTGGGTCATTGATGGATCAACCACAATTTCACCTGAACTCGGCGCGAAATATAGATTGAAGCCTATTGATTTCGTGCATGCTGTGATGTCAATTTTGGTTTTTGCAGCAGTTGTTTTGTTTGATCAGAATGTAGTGAGTTGTTTCTTTCCATCACCTTCAAATGAGGCACGGGAAATCTTAACGGTGTTGCCTGTGGCCATTGGGGCTTTTTGTAGCATGCTTTTTGTGGCGTTTCCTACACAGAGACATGGAAT of the Glycine max cultivar Williams 82 chromosome 13, Glycine_max_v4.0, whole genome shotgun sequence genome contains:
- the LOC100784415 gene encoding protein DMP4; the protein is MDVIVQEDMYMYNNSKNHDEQKLPLLHNIMEVPDDAKRSLIQRAMSQAFQSTAHLANLLPTGTVLSFQFLSPIVTNQGNCDLVCKFMTSMLVALCGASCFLQCFTDSFRDDKGNVCYGLATFRGMWVIDGSTTISPELGAKYRLKPIDFVHAVMSILVFAAVVLFDQNVVSCFFPSPSNEAREILTVLPVAIGAFCSMLFVAFPTQRHGIGFPLSTK